The following coding sequences are from one Lolium rigidum isolate FL_2022 chromosome 6, APGP_CSIRO_Lrig_0.1, whole genome shotgun sequence window:
- the LOC124660939 gene encoding eukaryotic peptide chain release factor GTP-binding subunit ERF3A-like, whose protein sequence is MEHDGEMAPPIPSHANAADADAAADDWAARDDFEESPAGSHSHPPAAAAAAVEAPEEAPLAPPAEDIKEIESNLQSLELQPSDAPQDSGQTEAEERNRKRHLNVVFIGHVDAGKSTAGGQILFLSGQVDDRTIQKYEKEAKDKSRESWYMAYIMDTNEEERAKGKTVEVGRAHFETETTRFTILDAPGHKSYVPNMISGASQADIGVLVISARKGEFETGYERGGQTREHVLLAKTLGVSKLIVVINKMDDPTVGWSKERYDEIEGKMTPFLKSSGYNVKKDVQFLPISGLLGANMKTRMDKSICKWWNGPCLFEIMDCIEVPLRDPKGPVRMPIMDKYKDMGTVVMGKIESGTISEGDNLVVMPNKANVKVISLYCDEDKVRSAAPGENVRVKLSGIEEEDIAAGFVLSNVGNPVGAVTEFNAQLQILELLDNAIFTAGYKAVLHIHSVVEECEIVDLIEEIDLKRKKESDPKKKKPKRKPLFVKNGAVVVCRVQVSNLICIENFSDSPQLGRFTLRTEGKTIAVGKVVAVPPAGSTTFKA, encoded by the exons ATGGAGCACGACGGCGAGATGGCGCCGCCGATCCCCTCCCACGCCAACGCCGCCGATGCGGATGCCGCAGCGGACGACTGGGCTGCGCGCGATGACTTCGAGGAGTCGCCAGCGGGGTCCCACTCTCATCCCCCGgcagccgcggccgccgccgttgAAGCCCCAGAAGAGGCACCGCTAGCTCCTCCTGCCGAAG ATATCAAGGAAATCGAATCAAATCTCCAGTCACTGGAGCTGCAGCCAAGTG aTGCCCCACAGGACAGTGGTCAAACGGAAGCAGAGGAGCGGAATAGAAAGCGGCACTTGAATGTTGTGTTTATTGGCCATGTCG ATGCTGGGAAGTCAACTGCTGGTGGTCAGATATTGTTCTTAAGCGGTCAAGTAGATGACCGAACCATCCAAAAATATGAAAAAGAAGCAAAGGATAAAAGCCGTGAGAGCTG GTACATGGCGTACATTATGGACACAAATGAGGAAGAACGGGCCAAG GGGAAGACTGTTGAAGTTGGGAGAGCTCACTTTGAGACTGAAACTACAAGATTCACTATTTTAGATGCACCG GGCCACAAAAGTTATGTTCCAAACATGATAAGTGGTGCATCTCAAGCTGATATTGGTGTTTTG GTGATATCTGCTCGAAAAGGTGAATTTGAAACTGGGTATGAAAGAGGAGGACAGACTCGTGAACATGTGCTGCTGGCAAAAACTTTAGGTGTTTCTAAGTTGATTGTGGTCATAAATAAGATGGACGACCCTACTGTTGGATGGTCTAAAGAAAG ATATGATGAAATAGAAGGCAAAATGACTCCTTTCCTTAAATCATCAGGGTACAATGTTAAGAAAG ATGTCCAATTTTTGCCAATATCTGGTCTTCTGGGAGCTAATATGAAGACCCGAATGGATAAAAGTATCTGTAAATGGTGGAATGGCCCATGTCTATTTGAAATTATGGACTGCATCGAAGTTCCTTTACGAGATCCCAAAGGTCCAGTAAG GATGCCGATCATGGATAAATATAAAGATATGGGCACTGTTGTAATGGGAAAAATTGAGTCTGGGACTATCTCAGAGGGTGATAATCTGGTGGTTATGCCAAATAAG GCAAACGTGAAAGTCATTAGTCTGTACTGTGATGAAGACAAGGTTAGAAGTGCTGCACCTGGTGAGAACGTCCGTGTCAAATTGTCAGGAATTGAAGAAGAGGACATTGCTGCTGGTTTTGTTCTATCAAATGTTG GAAATCCTGTTGGTGCTGTAACTGAATTTAATGCTCAACTGCAGATACTAGAGTTGCTTGACAAT GCAATCTTCACTGCTGGCTACAAGGCAGTGCTGCATATCCATTCTGTAGTCGAGGAGTGTGAGATTGTAGATCTCATAGAGGAAATTGATCTGAAGAGGAAGAAAGAAAGTGACCCGAAGAAGAAAAAGCCAAAGAGGAAACCACTTTTTGTGAAGAACGGAGCTGTTGTTGTTTGCCGTGTACAG GTCAGTAACTTGATTTGTATCGAGAACTTCTCTGACTCTCCTCAGCTTGGAAGATTTACACTCCGGAC